In a single window of the Ruminococcus albus 7 = DSM 20455 genome:
- a CDS encoding tyrosine-type recombinase/integrase codes for MAHIDKRPNGSYRIKVFCGYSADGTAQKTQSMTWKPPREGMSDKQIEKAVNKAAFEFEEQCRRGQTVNAEKFENFCETWFENYAKRTLKQSGIDRCRQYCPRVYERLGHLRIDKITPREIDNFILWLTHENVKSEEKAVVKIDLKAELKKRKLTQAQFAEQAGVSAQTIKYAWDGKQVMLTSAEKINAALGQPLAKTFDRIKTEKALTPKTIKNYVSFISSVFDYAIKIKAISDNPCKNAVLPKIPQKEHTMFTIEQAKQFLDILDLPETPVKYRAFFQLALFGGFRRGEILGLEWSDIDFDTGVIHIRRTVHYSKELGYYDTEPKSKKSVRALTLPENVIFTLKQLRNDQNSQRLILGDKWHNTERLFTSWDGHQMNGASPFGWLTKICAAYDLPKVNLHSFRHLNASLLISSGVDVKTVQSVLGHSQASTTLDIYAAAFQDREAQALGVVADILTEGKQRKAE; via the coding sequence ATGGCACACATCGACAAAAGACCAAACGGCTCATACCGAATAAAGGTGTTCTGCGGTTATTCAGCGGACGGAACTGCTCAGAAAACACAAAGCATGACATGGAAGCCCCCGAGAGAGGGCATGAGCGACAAGCAGATAGAAAAGGCAGTTAACAAGGCGGCTTTTGAGTTTGAAGAACAGTGCCGCAGGGGTCAGACCGTCAACGCTGAGAAGTTTGAGAACTTCTGTGAAACGTGGTTTGAAAACTATGCAAAGCGTACTTTGAAGCAGTCAGGCATTGACCGCTGCCGCCAGTACTGCCCCCGAGTATATGAGCGCTTGGGTCACCTGAGAATAGACAAGATCACTCCCCGAGAAATCGACAACTTTATATTATGGCTAACTCATGAGAATGTCAAGAGTGAAGAAAAGGCAGTCGTTAAAATTGACCTGAAAGCAGAACTCAAAAAGAGGAAGCTCACACAAGCACAGTTTGCAGAGCAGGCAGGTGTCAGCGCTCAAACTATCAAATATGCATGGGACGGTAAGCAAGTCATGCTTACCAGCGCTGAGAAGATAAACGCAGCACTCGGTCAACCCCTTGCAAAGACTTTTGATCGCATAAAGACAGAAAAAGCCCTCACCCCGAAAACTATCAAGAATTATGTATCGTTTATCAGCTCGGTTTTCGATTATGCTATCAAGATCAAGGCGATATCTGATAACCCTTGCAAGAATGCAGTGCTTCCGAAGATACCCCAGAAAGAGCATACAATGTTCACGATAGAGCAGGCAAAACAGTTTCTTGATATCCTTGACCTGCCCGAAACACCTGTCAAATACCGTGCTTTCTTCCAGCTGGCATTGTTCGGCGGCTTCCGCAGGGGTGAGATACTCGGGCTTGAATGGTCTGACATAGATTTCGACACGGGCGTGATACATATCCGCAGGACTGTACACTATTCAAAGGAACTCGGATATTATGACACTGAACCGAAGTCTAAAAAATCAGTCAGGGCGCTGACACTTCCCGAGAACGTCATATTTACTTTGAAGCAGCTCCGTAATGACCAGAACTCTCAGCGGTTAATACTCGGTGATAAATGGCATAATACAGAGCGCTTGTTTACATCGTGGGACGGTCACCAGATGAACGGTGCAAGCCCTTTTGGTTGGCTCACAAAGATTTGTGCAGCTTATGATCTCCCGAAAGTAAACCTGCACAGCTTCCGTCACTTAAATGCAAGCCTGCTTATCAGCTCGGGCGTTGACGTTAAGACGGTGCAAAGCGTACTCGGTCACTCTCAGGCAAGTACAACACTTGATATCTATGCCGCAGCCTTTCAAGATCGTGAAGCTCAGGCGCTGGGCGTGGTTGCTGATATCCTCACAGAGGGTAAGCAGAGAAAAGCAGAATAA
- the tnpC gene encoding IS66 family transposase, whose product MIPGSYCSPELLAHIIYEKYAKSVPLHRQEKDFNSKNIPLLKATMSNWVGTAAEKWCLPIVEKMHEMLIAGQMIHADETTVQVLHEEGRKPTTTSRMWVYCNGKMNDRSIIIFDYQPTRKGEHASNFLKGFIGYLICDGYDAYNAVEGAKRCGCMTHARRGFIQALPNDQKLHSTSVAAKAVEYFNKIYHEENLLADSSTEYRYKQRLVKVKPLLDEFFAWLENVQVSGKGKLTDAVRYALNERKYLYTFLENGDVPIDNNRAENAIRPFALGRKNWLFSNTANGARSSATLYSIISTAQANGVDAEKYLTELFSQPAGTILLPWREENET is encoded by the coding sequence ATGATCCCGGGAAGCTATTGCTCTCCCGAACTTCTGGCTCATATCATCTACGAAAAATATGCAAAGTCAGTACCTCTGCACCGTCAGGAAAAGGACTTTAATTCCAAAAACATACCTCTGCTCAAAGCGACTATGTCTAATTGGGTAGGCACTGCTGCCGAAAAATGGTGTTTGCCGATTGTGGAGAAAATGCATGAGATGCTTATCGCAGGGCAGATGATCCATGCCGATGAAACGACCGTTCAGGTGCTTCACGAGGAAGGCCGAAAGCCTACCACGACATCAAGAATGTGGGTCTACTGCAACGGCAAAATGAATGACAGGAGCATCATCATTTTCGATTATCAGCCGACACGAAAGGGTGAGCACGCCTCGAATTTCCTGAAAGGATTTATCGGCTATCTTATCTGTGACGGATACGATGCCTACAATGCAGTCGAGGGTGCTAAGCGATGCGGCTGTATGACTCATGCAAGGCGTGGTTTTATTCAGGCTCTTCCGAACGACCAAAAGCTGCACAGCACTTCTGTTGCGGCAAAGGCAGTAGAATATTTCAACAAGATATATCACGAAGAAAATCTGCTTGCCGACAGCTCCACAGAATACAGATATAAACAGCGCCTTGTGAAGGTAAAGCCTTTGCTTGACGAGTTTTTTGCGTGGCTTGAAAATGTTCAGGTCAGTGGTAAGGGCAAGCTGACAGATGCAGTAAGATATGCGTTGAATGAACGGAAATATCTTTACACGTTTCTTGAAAACGGAGACGTGCCTATCGACAACAACAGAGCCGAAAACGCAATAAGACCGTTTGCGTTAGGCCGAAAAAATTGGCTGTTTTCAAATACAGCAAACGGAGCCAGATCAAGTGCAACGCTGTATTCGATCATTTCAACTGCACAGGCGAACGGTGTTGATGCTGAGAAATACCTGACCGAGCTGTTTTCACAGCCTGCGGGGACGATATTATTACCATGGAGGGAAGAAAATGAAACTTAG
- a CDS encoding IS66 family transposase zinc-finger binding domain-containing protein, with protein MKKNPQLNLPKQLLFPNTSARKRTHDEWMNNLPVKEEHHKIDNPVCEICGAEMEELTPEKAYDELIFTPPKYHIRRHIVHKYKCPECGEKPRRKGRTLSYHPCAISSRYDPGKLLLSRTSGSYHLRKICKVSTSAPSGKGL; from the coding sequence ATGAAGAAAAATCCGCAGCTAAATCTGCCGAAACAATTACTGTTCCCGAACACAAGCGCAAGAAAACGCACTCACGATGAATGGATGAACAATCTGCCTGTAAAAGAAGAACATCACAAAATTGACAACCCGGTATGCGAAATATGCGGCGCCGAAATGGAAGAACTGACTCCCGAAAAGGCTTACGATGAACTTATATTTACGCCGCCAAAATATCATATCCGCAGGCATATAGTACATAAGTACAAGTGTCCCGAGTGCGGAGAAAAGCCCCGAAGAAAGGGACGAACCTTGTCATATCATCCGTGCGCCATATCCTCACGCTATGATCCCGGGAAGCTATTGCTCTCCCGAACTTCTGGCTCATATCATCTACGAAAAATATGCAAAGTCAGTACCTCTGCACCGTCAGGAAAAGGACTTTAA
- the tnpA gene encoding IS66 family insertion sequence element accessory protein TnpA, translating into METIRQGGNRYGQNNIHHNNQKEMQLQEWSAQIKAQQASGLTIREWCKEKGIKPNTYYNRLRKVREKYIENSPTIVPVSVPCSNENIRIEKNGLQISLPADISADTLTALVHELC; encoded by the coding sequence TTGGAGACGATTAGACAAGGAGGTAACAGGTATGGACAAAACAACATCCATCACAACAATCAAAAAGAAATGCAGCTTCAGGAATGGTCTGCGCAGATCAAAGCACAGCAGGCAAGCGGTCTGACGATCCGGGAATGGTGCAAAGAAAAAGGGATCAAGCCAAACACGTATTACAACCGCCTAAGAAAAGTTCGTGAAAAGTATATCGAAAATTCTCCGACCATCGTTCCTGTATCAGTTCCTTGCTCAAACGAAAATATCCGCATTGAGAAAAACGGACTTCAAATATCTCTTCCGGCAGATATATCTGCGGACACTCTGACCGCTTTGGTGCATGAGCTATGCTGA
- a CDS encoding helix-turn-helix domain-containing protein has protein sequence MANKPQPNFEFCNNYGENYKRLRTDKGLTQKELAKALNIVHSTISDIEKSKNPPTIEQLQAYHKYFGVSYEYLLGETKAQSPDIQMICEYTGLSEAAVKRLRHIWHKDYNDFGELNDIYLSIVSDMIVHGEFEEVLQLIHVTKSRRDNAGNTTDDNEEEQVKRILEENRDMLYAEGYLFVHKDKYDRMMKQEIKDKLGDIANSIIDKVSV, from the coding sequence ATGGCAAATAAACCGCAGCCGAATTTTGAGTTTTGTAATAACTATGGTGAAAACTATAAAAGGTTGAGAACAGATAAAGGATTGACACAAAAGGAACTAGCAAAAGCTCTAAATATAGTACACTCAACCATTTCAGATATAGAAAAAAGCAAGAACCCGCCTACAATCGAACAGCTTCAAGCTTATCATAAATATTTCGGTGTTAGCTATGAATATTTGCTCGGTGAAACAAAAGCCCAAAGCCCTGATATTCAAATGATCTGTGAATATACGGGATTAAGTGAAGCAGCTGTAAAAAGACTTCGTCATATTTGGCACAAAGACTATAATGATTTTGGTGAGCTTAATGACATATATCTCAGCATTGTGAGTGACATGATAGTTCACGGGGAATTTGAAGAAGTTCTGCAATTGATACACGTAACTAAAAGCCGCAGAGATAATGCAGGTAATACCACAGATGATAATGAGGAAGAACAGGTAAAGAGGATTTTGGAAGAAAACCGTGATATGCTTTATGCAGAAGGATATTTGTTTGTACACAAGGATAAATATGATAGAATGATGAAACAAGAGATAAAAGATAAACTCGGAGATATAGCAAATAGTATAATAGACAAAGTAAGCGTATAA
- a CDS encoding phage head closure protein yields the protein MIDIATLNQRIEIQQLTSDKDDRGNPEQVWTTIYKRWASANVTGTAFYDARQELVKAQVEFVTRYNKQLAMIDTTKYRIIWKGDIYHILFVDNYKGLNEQLNITAVCYDQNDSLR from the coding sequence ATGATAGACATTGCAACCCTTAATCAACGGATAGAAATACAGCAGCTGACCTCTGATAAAGATGATAGAGGAAATCCCGAGCAGGTCTGGACAACGATATATAAACGCTGGGCATCTGCAAATGTTACGGGTACAGCATTTTACGATGCTAGGCAGGAGCTTGTCAAAGCTCAGGTTGAATTTGTAACTAGGTATAATAAGCAGCTTGCTATGATCGACACGACTAAATATCGCATCATCTGGAAAGGTGATATCTATCACATTCTGTTCGTTGACAATTACAAGGGATTGAATGAGCAGCTAAACATAACTGCGGTATGTTACGATCAAAACGATTCACTGAGGTAG
- a CDS encoding Arc family DNA-binding protein, whose amino-acid sequence MDKQKQIKRQNKYVAEKYDRFTATFPKGMKEEYKQHAENKGKSLNGLINDLLKEDIKKDGDTE is encoded by the coding sequence GTGGACAAGCAAAAGCAGATCAAACGGCAGAATAAATATGTTGCTGAAAAATATGATAGATTTACCGCCACATTTCCAAAGGGCATGAAAGAAGAATACAAGCAACACGCAGAAAATAAAGGCAAGAGTTTGAACGGTCTTATTAATGACCTCTTGAAAGAAGATATAAAAAAGGACGGTGACACCGAATGA
- a CDS encoding phage integrase central domain-containing protein: protein MAYIEKRKNKKGEVTSYRIRAYCGYDVHGKQMVRFRTWKPPENMSAKQAEKEVQRLAVLFEEECAHGQVTSAVKFQKVIEMWATEYAELNHRSTTLQLEHLIADRVIPALGHLRIDKITARDIQKFINSLAKPGANKRNGKPLSQKTMRHHLSFISSIFEYAIRLDMVNTNPCSKVIISEEV from the coding sequence ATGGCGTACATTGAAAAACGTAAAAACAAGAAAGGCGAAGTCACTTCATACCGCATTCGTGCATACTGTGGTTATGATGTTCACGGAAAGCAGATGGTTCGGTTCAGGACATGGAAACCACCCGAAAATATGTCTGCTAAACAGGCAGAGAAAGAGGTACAGCGCTTGGCTGTGCTGTTCGAGGAGGAGTGCGCACATGGTCAGGTAACATCGGCTGTAAAGTTCCAGAAAGTAATTGAGATGTGGGCGACTGAGTATGCTGAACTCAATCACCGCAGTACTACACTTCAGCTTGAACATCTCATTGCGGACAGGGTCATCCCTGCGCTTGGACATCTTCGCATCGACAAGATAACTGCTCGGGACATTCAGAAATTCATAAACAGTCTTGCAAAGCCCGGTGCTAACAAGCGGAACGGAAAACCGCTGTCGCAAAAGACCATGCGACATCATTTATCTTTCATCTCATCCATATTCGAGTATGCGATAAGGCTTGACATGGTGAATACAAATCCGTGTTCAAAAGTCATCATATCTGAAGAAGTATAA
- a CDS encoding DUF4132 domain-containing protein, with amino-acid sequence MDFPKFESILLLCAAPKEVADAAVKWLDINKERDFGLLEKLSEIDKSKVLFYKIDFYEYVKQEIMPNICDELYQRYMIMAYKLLDASAYCLISFLRYEEWKHIKELFSREMENIYGDEAPARMLSVDCDAFITSSRYFNMPDDPELILKAAELTSEKHMITKAYLAAAALDHMSLPDDGKLSKKAEIAVTIIKNAVNNSIEKDNIFLLNALANASYFDEVIKAHFEEYAAANAEELCSLISRGSTDIERAADALFAVEGTFSRDVLFQLMRYGINEKLMISAAKMQTETFKKLILCRKNTTDLVKMNSALKTVSPDEALSDDAIKNISDDKIIDGVASCYKDVEKIKAFLKDEISFDEVYPAIKSTKLEYTSPLKSNYIPVYGIDDFILRCVVVLGGSVGRYSHHLKEITGFSDNDIPSLINWFNSHDADMAKALDICGGIIDNCYYPEDRIKLFADALSERTDDIAAADLSKCNTVAKFIALKLFGNNETKYHKSIIALAGDTSKVIRDIVMEIVMRHPDWNDDIKVLLTSKKSSAREFALNVIERHGAKAYIQELRKALEAEKTDKLKARIGSMLAVVSENLVVEDKVSAEDTVKEMTKGKKASKLDWLFKEPFSPVHMKDGSVADESYLRALMLCFANSVGLKDPKADIITAELDEKDVCRLANEVLVRWLQTSPEVKSESLEFFEEFTGLETLGAQAKYKWVLYFASVYGGKEALEVFEDLMSTWPLWQKGALAKEIPHAIVLNGSSSYIMLVEKMSRKHRFNSIRKASADALLCASEKLGISKEEFADRMIPDLDFDKNMCRTFDYGSRRFDVYITPKLEPEIYCDGKKLKTMPKPSADEGTKAAEVYKEFTAMKKLMKNIVDAQRVRLENTLLTARNWTAENWKQIFMKNPIMHCFAIGLIWGVYKDGRLESSFRYLDDGSLTTVDDEEFTLAENSVIGLVHPVELSEEELEKWKQQLKDYEIAQPFIQLGRGISRPTEEEKEQNFIGRFKGNVIKSREFVSAMNKIGWSKGKVGDGAIFDDFVREEIFSRNDGIRASLLHSGIPIEVFREKETDITVGKLIFETLPKQESIKIGDLSDRYFSEIMYQLGKIFAD; translated from the coding sequence ATGGATTTCCCGAAATTTGAATCGATACTGCTGCTATGTGCAGCTCCTAAAGAGGTAGCTGATGCTGCGGTTAAATGGCTGGATATTAACAAAGAGCGTGATTTTGGATTGCTCGAAAAGCTGTCCGAAATCGATAAAAGCAAAGTATTATTTTACAAAATCGATTTTTATGAATATGTCAAACAAGAGATAATGCCTAACATCTGCGATGAACTATATCAGCGCTACATGATAATGGCATATAAGCTTCTTGACGCTTCTGCATACTGTCTTATCAGTTTTTTACGTTATGAAGAATGGAAGCATATAAAAGAACTTTTCAGCAGAGAGATGGAAAATATATATGGTGATGAAGCGCCTGCGCGTATGTTGTCGGTTGACTGTGATGCATTTATAACATCAAGTCGTTATTTCAATATGCCTGATGATCCCGAACTTATACTTAAAGCAGCTGAGCTTACATCTGAGAAGCACATGATAACAAAAGCATATCTTGCCGCAGCTGCCCTCGACCATATGTCTCTGCCGGATGACGGAAAACTTTCCAAAAAAGCAGAGATCGCAGTAACGATTATTAAAAATGCTGTAAACAACAGTATAGAAAAAGATAACATATTTCTCCTTAATGCACTGGCAAATGCATCGTATTTTGATGAGGTTATAAAAGCGCATTTTGAAGAATATGCGGCAGCTAACGCCGAAGAACTCTGCAGCCTCATATCTCGTGGATCAACAGACATCGAGCGCGCAGCCGATGCATTGTTTGCTGTTGAAGGTACTTTCAGCAGAGATGTCCTATTCCAGTTGATGCGCTATGGTATAAATGAAAAACTGATGATCTCTGCTGCAAAAATGCAGACAGAGACTTTCAAAAAGCTTATTTTATGTAGAAAGAACACAACCGATCTTGTGAAAATGAATAGTGCACTGAAAACTGTAAGTCCTGATGAAGCTCTTAGTGATGACGCCATAAAAAATATATCCGATGACAAGATAATTGATGGAGTAGCTTCGTGCTACAAGGACGTTGAAAAAATAAAAGCATTCCTTAAAGATGAGATATCCTTTGATGAGGTATATCCGGCAATTAAAAGCACAAAACTGGAGTACACATCACCTTTGAAATCTAACTATATTCCAGTATACGGCATAGATGACTTTATACTGCGCTGTGTTGTCGTGCTGGGCGGAAGTGTGGGCAGATACAGTCATCATCTTAAAGAAATCACAGGTTTTTCAGATAACGATATACCGAGCCTGATAAACTGGTTTAATTCACATGATGCAGATATGGCAAAAGCTCTGGATATATGCGGCGGGATAATTGATAATTGCTATTATCCCGAGGACCGAATAAAATTATTTGCTGATGCTTTATCGGAACGTACTGATGATATCGCAGCAGCAGATCTCTCAAAGTGTAATACAGTCGCAAAGTTCATTGCACTGAAACTTTTCGGGAATAATGAAACCAAATACCACAAAAGCATAATCGCCCTTGCAGGTGATACTTCAAAAGTTATACGTGATATCGTAATGGAAATAGTTATGCGTCACCCCGACTGGAACGATGATATAAAAGTGCTGCTCACGTCAAAAAAATCATCGGCAAGAGAATTTGCTCTCAATGTGATCGAAAGACATGGTGCAAAGGCTTATATACAGGAGCTCAGAAAAGCTCTTGAAGCTGAAAAGACAGATAAACTGAAAGCTCGTATAGGCAGTATGCTCGCGGTGGTATCGGAAAACTTGGTCGTTGAAGATAAGGTCTCCGCCGAAGATACAGTAAAGGAAATGACCAAGGGCAAAAAGGCATCGAAGCTTGACTGGCTGTTCAAGGAGCCATTTTCACCTGTTCACATGAAAGATGGTTCGGTGGCAGATGAAAGCTATCTCAGGGCACTGATGCTCTGTTTTGCGAATTCGGTTGGTCTGAAAGATCCGAAAGCGGATATCATCACCGCTGAACTTGATGAAAAAGATGTATGCAGATTGGCAAATGAGGTACTGGTGAGATGGCTTCAAACTTCTCCCGAAGTCAAATCTGAGTCGCTGGAGTTTTTTGAAGAGTTTACGGGATTGGAAACTCTTGGTGCGCAGGCAAAATACAAATGGGTTCTGTACTTTGCGAGCGTATACGGCGGCAAAGAAGCACTTGAGGTGTTTGAAGATCTAATGTCCACATGGCCGCTGTGGCAGAAAGGCGCACTTGCAAAAGAGATACCCCATGCCATAGTTCTTAACGGCAGCAGCAGTTATATAATGTTGGTGGAAAAGATGTCCCGCAAACACAGATTCAACTCCATACGCAAAGCATCGGCAGATGCCCTGTTATGTGCTTCTGAGAAACTTGGTATAAGCAAAGAGGAATTTGCTGACCGCATGATCCCCGACCTTGATTTCGATAAAAATATGTGCAGGACTTTCGACTACGGCAGCAGACGGTTCGATGTATATATCACCCCTAAGCTGGAGCCCGAGATATACTGCGACGGCAAGAAACTGAAGACAATGCCCAAGCCAAGCGCAGATGAAGGAACTAAAGCAGCAGAGGTGTACAAGGAATTCACGGCGATGAAAAAGCTGATGAAGAATATCGTTGATGCGCAGAGAGTTCGTCTTGAAAACACTCTGCTTACCGCAAGAAACTGGACAGCGGAAAACTGGAAACAGATATTTATGAAAAATCCCATAATGCACTGCTTTGCCATCGGTCTTATCTGGGGCGTATACAAGGACGGCAGGCTTGAAAGCAGTTTCAGATATCTTGATGACGGCAGTTTGACAACTGTTGATGATGAGGAATTCACCTTAGCTGAGAACTCGGTCATCGGGCTTGTTCACCCTGTTGAACTCAGCGAAGAGGAATTGGAAAAATGGAAGCAGCAGCTGAAAGATTATGAGATAGCTCAGCCGTTTATACAGCTTGGCAGAGGTATATCCAGACCCACCGAAGAAGAAAAGGAGCAAAACTTCATCGGACGTTTCAAGGGTAATGTTATCAAAAGCAGAGAATTTGTCTCGGCTATGAACAAGATCGGCTGGAGCAAGGGTAAAGTCGGAGACGGCGCAATATTCGATGATTTTGTCAGAGAAGAGATTTTCAGCCGTAATGATGGTATCAGGGCGAGCCTTTTGCATTCGGGCATTCCCATTGAGGTATTCAGAGAAAAAGAGACTGACATCACGGTGGGTAAGCTGATATTTGAAACACTCCCGAAACAGGAATCCATAAAGATCGGTGATCTCAGCGACAGATATTTCAGCGAGATCATGTACCAGCTGGGTAAAATATTTGCAGATTAA
- a CDS encoding nucleic acid/nucleotide deaminase domain-containing protein, which yields MIALETIKCFDSKGKIHSEDAMIEYLKNNISGENVKRIYSEREPCVRTETNPDNDCAHHINDYAPDAEVTYSYDYGIKAEEGRTARLALKEFLRGVFGK from the coding sequence ATGATCGCATTGGAAACTATTAAATGCTTTGATAGTAAAGGAAAAATTCATTCTGAAGACGCGATGATTGAATACTTAAAAAATAATATTAGTGGTGAAAATGTAAAAAGAATATATAGTGAAAGAGAACCGTGTGTTCGTACCGAAACTAATCCAGATAATGATTGCGCACACCATATTAATGATTATGCACCTGATGCCGAGGTTACTTACTCCTATGATTATGGAATAAAGGCGGAAGAAGGAAGGACTGCAAGGCTAGCCCTTAAAGAATTTTTGCGAGGTGTATTTGGCAAATGA
- a CDS encoding immunity protein YezG family protein, producing MYKIESAQKELCEYLISIMPVEWKRICYYSECTTGSRTSWIALIEEKTGRICTQEAFWKRYTSYPYDEMKAYVMLNKLTRNLYNAYLEKFGEDKIWCTYYLTIESDYTFHVDFGYEMPEGDIVEQHDAVFEKFFNTKYEYLEGKYPY from the coding sequence ATGTATAAGATTGAGTCTGCTCAGAAAGAGCTTTGTGAGTACCTTATTAGTATTATGCCGGTTGAGTGGAAGAGAATTTGCTACTACTCAGAATGCACTACGGGAAGTCGCACTTCATGGATAGCGTTGATCGAGGAAAAGACAGGAAGGATTTGTACGCAGGAAGCCTTTTGGAAAAGATATACTTCCTATCCGTATGACGAAATGAAGGCTTATGTCATGCTTAACAAACTCACCCGTAATCTTTATAATGCTTATTTGGAGAAGTTTGGTGAGGATAAGATTTGGTGTACCTACTACTTGACCATTGAAAGCGACTATACGTTTCACGTTGATTTTGGTTATGAAATGCCTGAAGGCGATATCGTAGAACAGCATGATGCTGTTTTTGAAAAGTTTTTTAATACTAAATATGAGTATCTTGAGGGTAAATATCCATATTGA
- a CDS encoding cysteine hydrolase family protein yields MVLLVVDTQKAIVNNRLYQFELFVSSVKKLIDTARKNHVEVIYVRHDDGSDSELTRGKDGYEIYADFTPADNEAIFDKYVNSAFINTGLSEYLKRKNEKSIVIIGLQTEYCIDATIKSGFEHGFEMIVPENTNSTFDNRFMDSEMTYKYYNEFIWNGRYAKCISFDEAIGLMMDEKS; encoded by the coding sequence GTGGTGCTTTTGGTTGTTGATACGCAAAAAGCGATCGTAAACAACAGACTGTATCAGTTTGAGCTGTTTGTTTCCAGTGTGAAAAAGCTGATTGATACTGCCCGGAAGAATCATGTTGAAGTCATTTACGTAAGACATGATGACGGTTCAGACAGCGAGCTGACAAGAGGAAAGGATGGCTACGAAATATATGCTGATTTTACCCCTGCTGACAATGAGGCTATTTTTGATAAATACGTAAACAGTGCTTTTATCAATACCGGCCTGTCAGAATATTTGAAGCGAAAAAATGAAAAAAGCATTGTGATTATCGGACTGCAAACAGAGTATTGCATTGATGCCACGATTAAAAGCGGATTTGAACACGGCTTTGAAATGATTGTGCCAGAAAACACGAACAGTACATTTGATAATCGGTTCATGGATTCTGAAATGACATACAAGTACTACAATGAATTCATATGGAATGGAAGATATGCCAAGTGCATTTCATTTGATGAAGCAATCGGCTTGATGATGGATGAGAAATCCTGA